In a genomic window of Maricaulis maris MCS10:
- the rplB gene encoding 50S ribosomal protein L2, producing the protein MALKTFKPTSPGRRALVLVDRSALHKGRPEKTLVEGLTKKGGRNNMGRITARRRGGGAKRLYRLVDFKRRKWDMPATVERLEYDPNRTAFIALIKYEDGEKAYILAPQRLSEGDTVIASAKCDVKPGNAMPLKAVPVGTILHNVEMKPEKGGQIARSAGAYVQLVGRDAGYAQIRLASGELRMVSDKCMATVGAVSNPDHLNINLGKAGRNRHLGKRPSVRGVVMNPVDHPHGGGEGRTSGGRHPVTPWGKPTKGAKTRKNKSTDKFIIRSRHERKKR; encoded by the coding sequence ATGGCTTTGAAAACATTCAAACCGACTTCTCCGGGCCGTCGCGCCCTGGTGCTGGTGGATCGCTCCGCCCTGCACAAGGGACGTCCCGAGAAGACACTGGTTGAGGGCCTCACCAAAAAGGGTGGCCGCAACAATATGGGTCGGATCACGGCCCGCCGGCGTGGTGGTGGCGCAAAGCGTCTCTATCGCCTGGTGGACTTCAAGCGCCGCAAGTGGGACATGCCCGCAACGGTCGAGCGTCTTGAGTATGACCCGAACCGGACGGCTTTCATCGCCCTCATCAAGTATGAGGACGGCGAGAAGGCCTATATCCTGGCTCCGCAGCGTCTTTCCGAAGGCGATACGGTCATCGCGTCCGCAAAGTGCGACGTGAAGCCGGGCAATGCGATGCCGCTGAAGGCGGTGCCGGTCGGCACCATCCTTCACAATGTCGAGATGAAGCCGGAGAAGGGTGGTCAGATCGCCCGTTCCGCCGGTGCCTATGTCCAGCTTGTCGGCCGTGATGCCGGCTACGCCCAGATCCGTCTGGCTTCGGGCGAGCTGCGCATGGTCTCGGACAAGTGCATGGCGACGGTCGGTGCGGTGTCAAACCCGGACCACCTCAACATCAATCTCGGCAAGGCCGGTCGCAATCGCCATCTCGGCAAGCGTCCGTCTGTTCGCGGTGTTGTCATGAACCCGGTTGATCACCCGCATGGTGGTGGTGAAGGCCGTACCTCTGGTGGTCGCCATCCGGTGACGCCTTGGGGCAAGCCGACCAAGGGTGCCAAGACACGCAAGAACAAGTCGACCGACAAGTTCATCATCCGCTCGCGCCACGAGCGCAAGAAGCGATAG
- the rpsQ gene encoding 30S ribosomal protein S17, with amino-acid sequence MPKRILQGVVVSDKGAKTIVVRVERTFLHPLLRKTVRRTKRYHAHDEANAYKVGDQVQIQECAPKSKLKRWEVVTVAA; translated from the coding sequence ATGCCGAAGCGTATCCTTCAAGGCGTCGTAGTGAGTGACAAGGGTGCCAAGACCATCGTGGTGCGTGTGGAACGGACTTTCCTCCACCCGCTGCTGCGCAAGACGGTCCGCCGTACCAAGCGTTACCACGCACATGACGAAGCCAATGCTTACAAGGTGGGTGACCAGGTCCAGATCCAGGAATGTGCACCCAAGTCGAAACTGAAGCGGTGGGAGGTGGTCACCGTCGCGGCCTAG
- the rplN gene encoding 50S ribosomal protein L14 has translation MIQMQTNLDVADNSGARRVQCIKVLGGAKRRYAHVGDIIVVSVKEAIPRGRVKKGDVRKAVVVRVAKDIQRKDGSVIRFDGNAAVIINNNNEPLGTRIFGPVPRELRAKNHMKIVSLAPEVL, from the coding sequence ATGATCCAGATGCAAACCAATCTGGACGTGGCTGACAATTCTGGCGCCCGCCGTGTGCAGTGCATCAAGGTGCTCGGCGGTGCCAAGCGTCGCTATGCCCACGTCGGCGACATCATTGTCGTCTCGGTCAAGGAAGCCATTCCGCGTGGTCGCGTGAAGAAGGGTGACGTCCGCAAGGCCGTCGTCGTTCGCGTGGCCAAGGACATCCAGCGCAAGGACGGTTCCGTCATTCGCTTCGATGGCAACGCGGCTGTGATTATCAACAACAATAACGAGCCGCTCGGCACGCGTATCTTCGGACCGGTTCCGCGCGAACTTCGCGCCAAGAACCACATGAAGATCGTCTCGCTGGCGCCGGAGGTGCTGTAA
- a CDS encoding 50S ribosomal protein L23, which produces MSAAARHYDTILSPVITEKSTLLSEESKVVFFVPLSANKGEIAEAVEALFKVKVTAVNTIKVHGKTKRFRGIPGRRNDQKKAVVTLAEGHSIDVTTGL; this is translated from the coding sequence ATGTCGGCTGCTGCGCGCCATTACGACACGATCCTGAGCCCGGTGATCACCGAGAAGTCGACGCTGCTTTCGGAAGAAAGCAAGGTTGTCTTCTTCGTGCCGCTCTCAGCCAACAAGGGTGAGATCGCGGAAGCGGTCGAGGCACTCTTCAAGGTGAAGGTGACGGCTGTGAACACCATCAAGGTTCACGGAAAGACCAAGCGCTTCCGGGGTATTCCCGGTCGCCGCAATGACCAGAAGAAAGCGGTCGTGACTCTCGCAGAGGGTCACTCGATCGACGTGACGACGGGTCTGTAA
- the rplX gene encoding 50S ribosomal protein L24, translating into MAAKIKKGDKVVILAGRDKGKTGEVTKVLPTEDRVVVAGVNVVKRHTRATQTEQGGIIEKEASIHVSNVAVADPKTGEATRVGFKTEDGKKVRVAKSSGEVIDV; encoded by the coding sequence ATGGCTGCCAAGATCAAGAAGGGCGACAAGGTCGTCATTCTCGCCGGCCGTGACAAGGGCAAGACCGGTGAAGTCACCAAAGTGCTGCCGACCGAAGATCGGGTCGTTGTGGCGGGCGTGAATGTGGTCAAGCGCCACACGCGTGCGACGCAGACCGAACAGGGCGGCATCATCGAAAAGGAAGCCTCGATCCACGTTTCCAACGTGGCCGTGGCTGATCCGAAAACCGGCGAGGCAACTCGTGTCGGCTTCAAGACTGAAGACGGCAAGAAAGTCCGCGTCGCCAAGAGCTCGGGCGAGGTTATCGATGTCTGA
- the rpsJ gene encoding 30S ribosomal protein S10, translating to MERQNIRIRLKAFDHRVLDNSTREIVSTAKRTGANVRGPIPLPTRIEKFTVLRSPHIDKKSREQFEIRTHKRLLDIVDPTPQTVDALMKLDLSAGVDVEIKLGA from the coding sequence ATGGAACGTCAAAACATCCGCATTCGCCTGAAGGCGTTCGATCACCGGGTTCTGGATAATTCCACCCGGGAGATCGTTTCGACAGCCAAGCGCACGGGCGCCAACGTCCGTGGTCCGATTCCGCTGCCGACACGCATCGAGAAATTCACGGTGCTGCGTTCGCCGCACATCGACAAGAAGTCGCGCGAGCAGTTCGAAATCCGGACTCACAAACGCCTTCTCGACATCGTCGACCCCACCCCGCAAACCGTGGACGCGCTGATGAAGCTCGACCTGTCGGCCGGCGTGGACGTCGAGATCAAGCTGGGAGCGTAG
- the rplP gene encoding 50S ribosomal protein L16, whose translation MLQPKRTKFRKAHKGRIKGAAKGGFTLNFGSYGLKALQPERVTARQIEATRRAITRHMKRAGRVWIRIFPDVPVSKKPTEVRMGKGKGSPEFWACKVKPGRIMFEIDGVPENVAREALELGAAKLPVKTKIVARLGE comes from the coding sequence ATGCTGCAACCGAAACGCACGAAATTCCGCAAGGCGCACAAAGGCCGTATCAAGGGCGCAGCGAAGGGTGGCTTCACGCTGAACTTCGGCTCCTACGGTCTCAAGGCGCTCCAGCCGGAACGCGTTACCGCGCGCCAGATCGAAGCCACGCGTCGGGCGATCACTCGCCACATGAAGCGTGCAGGTCGCGTGTGGATCCGCATCTTCCCGGATGTGCCGGTTTCCAAGAAACCGACCGAAGTCCGGATGGGTAAAGGTAAGGGCTCGCCCGAGTTTTGGGCGTGCAAGGTCAAGCCCGGCCGCATCATGTTCGAGATCGACGGTGTTCCCGAAAATGTTGCGCGCGAAGCCCTGGAACTGGGCGCCGCGAAGCTGCCGGTGAAAACCAAAATCGTCGCCCGTTTGGGCGAATAG
- the rpsH gene encoding 30S ribosomal protein S8, with the protein MSVNDPLGDMLTRIRNALMRNKRAVNTPASALRRRVLDVLKSEGYIRDYAEVEHASGLKEFEIELKYFEGDSVISEIKRISKPGRRVYSGVKDLPLVQNGLGIAILSTPKGVMSDSTARESNVGGEILCHVS; encoded by the coding sequence ATGTCTGTGAATGATCCTCTCGGCGATATGCTGACCCGTATCCGCAATGCGCTCATGCGCAACAAGCGGGCCGTCAACACGCCGGCATCGGCCCTGCGCCGCCGCGTGCTCGACGTTCTCAAGTCGGAAGGCTACATCCGCGATTACGCAGAAGTAGAGCATGCTTCCGGCCTGAAAGAGTTCGAAATCGAACTGAAGTATTTCGAAGGTGACTCGGTCATTTCGGAGATCAAACGTATCTCCAAGCCGGGCCGCCGTGTTTATTCCGGCGTCAAGGACCTTCCGCTCGTCCAAAACGGTCTCGGCATCGCAATCCTGTCCACGCCCAAGGGTGTGATGTCGGATTCGACGGCTCGCGAGTCCAATGTGGGCGGCGAGATCCTGTGTCACGTCAGCTAA
- the rplF gene encoding 50S ribosomal protein L6 — MSRIGKLPVAIPGGVTATLSKTALTVKGPKGELSMTFVDEVSAEQGEDGIVISPRDETKKARAMWGMQRALVANLVQGVTAGYEKNLELVGVGYRAQMQGTSLKLSLGLSHDVVYDAPEGITIAVGKPTEVKITGADKQRVGQVAAEIRRFRPPEPYKGKGIKYVGEYIRRKEGKKK, encoded by the coding sequence ATGTCACGTATCGGTAAACTCCCGGTAGCCATTCCTGGCGGCGTCACGGCGACGCTTTCCAAGACCGCGCTGACCGTCAAGGGTCCCAAGGGCGAATTGTCCATGACCTTCGTCGATGAAGTGAGCGCCGAGCAGGGTGAAGACGGTATCGTCATCTCCCCGCGCGATGAGACCAAGAAGGCTCGCGCGATGTGGGGCATGCAACGTGCTCTCGTCGCCAACCTGGTCCAGGGTGTCACGGCTGGTTACGAAAAGAATCTCGAGCTGGTCGGTGTTGGTTACCGGGCACAGATGCAGGGCACGTCCCTGAAACTGTCGCTCGGCCTGTCCCATGACGTCGTTTACGACGCGCCTGAGGGCATCACCATCGCCGTCGGCAAGCCGACCGAAGTGAAGATCACGGGCGCTGACAAGCAGCGCGTTGGCCAGGTGGCCGCCGAGATTCGTCGCTTCCGTCCGCCGGAGCCCTACAAGGGCAAGGGCATCAAATATGTCGGCGAGTATATCCGCCGCAAAGAAGGCAAGAAGAAGTAG
- the rplD gene encoding 50S ribosomal protein L4, with product MKIEVKTLAAKDAGAIDLDDAVFGIEEVRSDLLQRVVKWQLAARQQGTHKTLGRSEINRTKKRFGRQKGGGTARHGARSAPQFVGGGKAHGPRVRSHAHELPKKVRALGLRHALSAKLGAKSLVIIDDAALDAPQTKALRTSFEGLGISNALVISGAEVNENFAKAARNLPCIDVLPAQGLNVYDVLRRDTLVLTKAAVEQIHARLSAKEA from the coding sequence ATGAAGATCGAGGTCAAAACCCTCGCGGCGAAAGACGCCGGTGCGATCGATCTCGACGATGCCGTTTTCGGCATTGAAGAGGTGCGCTCCGACCTCCTGCAGCGCGTTGTGAAGTGGCAGCTGGCAGCTCGCCAGCAAGGCACGCACAAGACGCTCGGCCGCTCTGAAATCAACCGCACCAAGAAGCGCTTCGGCCGCCAAAAGGGCGGTGGTACGGCGCGTCACGGTGCCCGGTCGGCTCCGCAATTCGTCGGTGGTGGCAAGGCGCACGGTCCCCGTGTCCGCAGCCACGCCCACGAATTGCCGAAGAAGGTCCGTGCGCTTGGCCTGCGCCATGCGCTGTCGGCCAAGCTTGGCGCCAAGTCGCTGGTCATCATCGATGACGCGGCACTGGATGCCCCGCAAACCAAGGCACTGCGGACGTCGTTTGAAGGTCTGGGCATTTCCAATGCCCTGGTCATCTCCGGCGCCGAAGTGAACGAGAATTTCGCCAAGGCGGCTCGCAACCTGCCCTGCATCGACGTTCTGCCCGCACAGGGCCTGAATGTTTATGACGTGCTGCGTCGCGACACCCTGGTGCTGACCAAGGCGGCCGTGGAACAGATCCACGCACGCCTCAGCGCGAAGGAGGCTTAA
- the rpsS gene encoding 30S ribosomal protein S19, translating into MPRSVWKGPFVDGYLLKKAEKSHEGGRKQAIKTWSRRSTIMPQFVGLTFQVHNGNKFVPVLVTEDMVGHKLGEFSPSRTYYGHAADKKAKRR; encoded by the coding sequence ATGCCTCGCTCTGTCTGGAAAGGTCCGTTCGTCGACGGCTATCTGCTGAAAAAAGCGGAGAAGTCGCACGAGGGTGGACGCAAGCAAGCGATCAAGACCTGGTCGCGCCGTTCAACCATCATGCCGCAATTCGTGGGCCTGACATTCCAGGTTCACAACGGCAATAAATTCGTACCGGTGCTGGTGACCGAAGACATGGTCGGCCACAAGCTCGGTGAATTTTCTCCGTCGCGGACCTATTACGGTCACGCTGCGGACAAAAAAGCCAAGCGGAGATAA
- the rplV gene encoding 50S ribosomal protein L22 codes for MGQSTNPRRVADNEARAKLRMIRTSPQKLNLVAALIRGKKVERALADLEFSRKRISKEVKKTLESAIANAENNHGLDIDSLVVSEAFVGKNLVMKRFRARARGRGAKILKPFSELTIVVREVEEAA; via the coding sequence ATGGGACAGTCTACAAATCCCCGTCGCGTCGCCGACAATGAAGCGCGCGCCAAGCTGCGGATGATCCGCACCAGCCCGCAAAAGCTGAACCTTGTTGCCGCGCTCATCCGTGGCAAGAAGGTAGAGCGGGCCCTGGCCGATCTGGAATTCTCGCGCAAGCGGATCTCCAAGGAAGTCAAGAAGACGCTCGAATCCGCGATCGCCAACGCCGAGAACAATCATGGCCTCGACATTGACAGCCTTGTCGTGTCGGAAGCCTTTGTCGGCAAAAACCTGGTCATGAAACGGTTCCGGGCTCGTGCACGCGGTCGCGGCGCAAAGATCCTGAAGCCGTTTTCCGAGCTCACCATCGTGGTGCGCGAAGTCGAGGAGGCCGCCTGA
- the rpsC gene encoding 30S ribosomal protein S3: MGQKVNPIGLRLGVNRTWESRWYAGAGEYAKLLHEDIKIRKMLKERLKNASVSKIVIERPHKKCRVTVHTARPGVVIGKKGSDIETLRKELSKMIDGEVHLNLVEVRKPEIDAALVAESIAQQLERRVAFRRAMKRSMQSAMRMGAKGCKIVCGGRLGGAEIARTEQYNEGSVPLHTLRADIDYGTCEAKTAMGIIGIKVWIYKGEIMEHDPNAQERRLQESGEQRARSGRQAA, from the coding sequence ATGGGTCAGAAAGTAAATCCGATCGGTCTGCGCCTTGGCGTCAACCGCACCTGGGAATCGCGTTGGTATGCAGGCGCTGGCGAATACGCCAAGCTGCTGCACGAAGACATCAAGATCCGGAAGATGCTCAAAGAGCGTCTGAAGAATGCCAGTGTCTCGAAGATCGTGATCGAGCGCCCGCACAAGAAGTGCCGCGTCACTGTCCACACGGCCCGTCCGGGTGTGGTGATTGGCAAGAAGGGTTCTGACATCGAGACGCTCCGCAAGGAGCTGTCGAAGATGATCGATGGTGAAGTTCACCTGAACCTGGTTGAAGTGCGTAAGCCGGAGATCGACGCGGCCCTGGTGGCCGAGTCCATCGCTCAGCAGCTCGAGCGCCGTGTGGCTTTCCGCCGCGCGATGAAGCGTTCGATGCAGTCGGCCATGCGCATGGGCGCCAAGGGCTGCAAGATCGTCTGCGGCGGTCGTCTCGGTGGTGCGGAAATCGCCCGTACCGAGCAGTATAATGAGGGCTCCGTCCCGCTGCATACGCTGCGCGCCGACATCGATTACGGCACCTGCGAAGCCAAGACCGCGATGGGTATCATCGGTATCAAGGTCTGGATCTACAAGGGTGAGATCATGGAACACGATCCGAACGCCCAGGAGCGCCGTCTCCAGGAGTCCGGTGAACAGCGCGCCCGCTCGGGCCGCCAAGCCGCGTAA
- the rplE gene encoding 50S ribosomal protein L5 produces MSDTATYTPRLRAKYTETIRAAMKEKFGYANDMMIPRLDKIVINMGVGEASQDSKKIKGALEDLEAITGQKPVKTVAKKSIAGFKLREEQVIGAKVTLRQDRMYEFLDRLITIALPRVRDFRGLNGKSFDGRGNYAMGMKEHIVFPEIDYDKVEKIRGMDIVVCTTAGNDEEAKALLAEFDFPFTN; encoded by the coding sequence ATGTCTGATACCGCCACATACACACCGCGTCTTCGCGCCAAGTACACGGAAACCATCCGTGCGGCGATGAAGGAAAAGTTCGGCTATGCCAATGACATGATGATCCCGCGTCTGGACAAGATCGTGATCAATATGGGCGTCGGCGAGGCCTCCCAGGACTCCAAGAAGATCAAGGGTGCCCTGGAAGACCTGGAAGCCATTACCGGCCAGAAGCCGGTCAAGACGGTCGCCAAGAAGTCCATCGCGGGCTTCAAGCTCCGTGAGGAGCAGGTGATCGGTGCGAAAGTGACCCTGCGCCAGGACCGTATGTACGAATTCCTGGACCGCCTGATCACCATCGCCCTGCCACGCGTGCGTGACTTCCGTGGGCTCAATGGTAAGAGCTTCGACGGTCGCGGAAATTACGCGATGGGTATGAAAGAACATATCGTGTTCCCGGAGATCGACTACGACAAGGTCGAGAAGATCCGGGGTATGGATATCGTTGTCTGCACGACTGCCGGCAATGATGAGGAAGCGAAGGCCCTGCTGGCCGAGTTCGATTTCCCCTTTACGAACTGA
- the rpmC gene encoding 50S ribosomal protein L29: MKPVDVRAMTEDQLKDSLLKLKEEQFKLRFQQASGQMENTARYGQIRRDIARIQTVQTERNSQEEQGS, translated from the coding sequence ATGAAACCCGTTGACGTTCGCGCCATGACAGAAGATCAGCTCAAGGATTCACTCCTGAAGCTGAAGGAAGAACAATTCAAACTGCGGTTCCAGCAGGCTTCGGGCCAGATGGAAAACACCGCTCGCTACGGCCAGATTCGCCGCGATATCGCGCGCATTCAGACGGTCCAGACCGAGCGGAATTCGCAAGAAGAGCAAGGGAGCTGA
- the tuf gene encoding elongation factor Tu, translating to MAKEKFERTKPHANIGTIGHVDHGKTTLTAAITMVLAEASGGTAKGYDEIDSAPEEKARGITISTAHVEYETANRHYAHVDCPGHADYVKNMITGAAQMDGAILVVNAADGPMPQTREHILLARQVGVPALVVFLNKVDQVDDEELLELVEMEVRELLSSYEFPGDDLPIVAGSALAAVEGRDDHIGKDKILELMAAVDEYIPTPERPIDQPFLMPIEDVFSISGRGTVVTGRIERGVVKVGEEIEIVGVRDTTKTTCTGVEMFRKLLDQGQAGDNVGVLLRGVDREGVERGQVLAKPGSITPHHKFVAEAYILTKEEGGRHTPFFTNYRPQFYFRTTDVTGVVTLNEGTEMVMPGDNIEMNVELIVPIAMEEKLRFAIREGGRTVGAGVVSKIIE from the coding sequence ATGGCGAAGGAAAAGTTTGAGCGCACCAAGCCGCACGCGAACATCGGCACGATTGGTCACGTTGACCACGGCAAGACGACGCTGACGGCTGCGATCACGATGGTACTGGCGGAAGCGTCCGGCGGTACTGCGAAGGGTTATGACGAGATTGACAGTGCGCCTGAAGAAAAGGCACGCGGCATCACCATCTCGACGGCTCACGTTGAGTATGAGACGGCCAACCGTCACTACGCCCACGTTGATTGCCCGGGCCACGCTGACTATGTGAAGAACATGATCACGGGTGCGGCGCAGATGGACGGCGCGATCCTGGTTGTGAACGCCGCTGACGGCCCGATGCCGCAGACGCGCGAGCACATCCTGCTGGCCCGCCAGGTTGGCGTTCCGGCGCTGGTGGTTTTCCTGAACAAGGTTGACCAGGTTGACGATGAAGAGCTGCTCGAGCTGGTCGAGATGGAAGTTCGCGAACTTCTGTCCTCCTACGAGTTCCCGGGCGACGATCTGCCGATCGTTGCGGGTTCGGCTCTGGCGGCTGTTGAAGGTCGTGACGATCATATCGGCAAGGACAAGATCCTTGAGCTGATGGCGGCTGTGGATGAGTACATCCCGACGCCTGAGCGTCCGATCGACCAGCCTTTCCTGATGCCGATCGAGGACGTGTTCTCGATCTCGGGCCGCGGCACGGTCGTGACCGGCCGTATCGAGCGCGGTGTCGTCAAGGTTGGTGAAGAGATCGAAATCGTCGGTGTCCGTGACACCACGAAGACGACCTGCACCGGCGTCGAGATGTTCCGCAAGCTGCTCGATCAGGGCCAGGCTGGCGACAATGTCGGCGTGCTGCTTCGCGGCGTGGACCGTGAAGGTGTCGAGCGTGGCCAGGTCCTGGCCAAGCCGGGCTCCATCACGCCGCACCACAAGTTCGTGGCAGAAGCCTATATCCTGACCAAGGAAGAGGGTGGCCGTCACACGCCGTTCTTCACCAATTACCGCCCGCAGTTCTACTTCCGCACCACCGACGTTACCGGTGTTGTGACGCTGAACGAAGGTACGGAAATGGTGATGCCGGGCGACAATATCGAAATGAATGTCGAGCTGATCGTGCCGATCGCCATGGAAGAGAAGCTCCGCTTCGCAATCCGTGAAGGTGGCCGCACCGTCGGCGCCGGCGTCGTCTCGAAAATCATCGAGTAG
- the rplC gene encoding 50S ribosomal protein L3, whose protein sequence is MRQEDRRTGVVARKLGMTRIFAEDGSHVPCTVLHMDNVQVVSHKTADRDGYVALQLGAGEAKAKRTPKAMRGHFAKAKVAPKRKLVEFRVAEDALIEVGSELTADHFVPGQKVDVAGISIGKGFAGAMKRHGFGGLRATHGVSISHRSHGSTGQCQDPGKVFKGKKMAGHMGAVRVTTQNIEVVRVDVERGIVLVKGAVPGSAGGWVELRDAIKGHGGTELPLPGKFRTLDELNAPVTAEVVENEAAPADADNAAPEAAADGEEGTQA, encoded by the coding sequence ATGCGCCAGGAAGATCGCAGAACAGGCGTGGTTGCCCGCAAGCTGGGCATGACACGCATTTTCGCCGAAGACGGTTCGCACGTGCCCTGCACGGTGCTGCACATGGACAATGTCCAGGTCGTGTCTCACAAGACCGCCGATCGGGATGGCTATGTTGCACTCCAGCTGGGTGCCGGTGAAGCCAAGGCCAAGCGCACGCCGAAGGCGATGCGCGGTCACTTCGCCAAGGCCAAGGTTGCGCCCAAGCGCAAGCTGGTCGAATTCCGCGTTGCTGAAGACGCGCTGATCGAAGTCGGCTCCGAGCTGACCGCGGACCACTTCGTCCCCGGTCAGAAAGTGGATGTCGCCGGCATCTCGATCGGTAAGGGTTTTGCAGGGGCCATGAAGCGCCACGGTTTTGGCGGCCTTCGTGCCACGCACGGTGTGTCAATCTCGCACCGTTCGCATGGTTCGACCGGTCAGTGTCAAGATCCGGGCAAGGTCTTCAAGGGCAAGAAAATGGCCGGTCACATGGGCGCTGTCCGCGTGACCACGCAGAACATCGAAGTTGTTCGTGTTGACGTCGAGCGCGGCATTGTCCTGGTCAAGGGCGCTGTTCCGGGTTCAGCCGGTGGCTGGGTCGAACTGCGCGACGCGATCAAGGGTCATGGCGGCACCGAGCTTCCCCTGCCGGGCAAGTTCCGCACGCTGGACGAGCTGAACGCGCCGGTCACGGCTGAAGTGGTTGAGAACGAGGCTGCTCCGGCGGACGCTGACAACGCGGCTCCGGAAGCTGCGGCTGACGGTGAAGAAGGAACGCAAGCATGA
- the rpsN gene encoding 30S ribosomal protein S14 — translation MAKTSAIERNLKRARLAKRYAAKREQLKAIARNQELPVEERFAAQLKLAELPRNSAVTRIRNRCEITGRPRAFYRKFRMSRIAMRDYASQGMIPGMVKSSW, via the coding sequence ATGGCGAAAACTTCCGCAATCGAGCGCAATTTGAAGCGTGCTCGCCTGGCCAAGCGTTATGCGGCCAAGCGTGAGCAGCTCAAGGCAATCGCTCGTAATCAGGAGCTTCCGGTCGAGGAGCGTTTTGCTGCTCAGCTGAAGCTGGCTGAATTGCCCCGTAATTCTGCGGTTACCCGCATCCGGAACCGGTGTGAAATCACCGGGCGTCCGCGTGCGTTCTACCGCAAGTTCCGTATGTCGCGTATCGCGATGCGTGACTATGCCAGCCAGGGTATGATCCCGGGCATGGTCAAGTCGAGCTGGTAA